The nucleotide sequence CGTTTACGATATCATCCGCCTCAGACAATGCACTGATAAATATAACAGGCACATTTTTTGTAACATCTTCATTCTTCAATAATTCACAAAGAGTAAAGCCATCAATATCAGGCATATTTATATCCAAAAGAATTAGGTCCGGAACCTTGCTGATAGCGACACTAAGCACTTGCAAAGCATCATTAAGTGCAATCACTGAATATCCGGCTTTTGTCAAAATAAGATTTAAAATTTTTAAATTTGTTTCGTTATCATCAACTATAAGTATTCTTTTCATATATGAATTATAACAATTTTATTTTCATTTGTAAAATATTTGATATAATAATAGAGTTGTAGCCAAAAAACGAAGGTGTGAGATGGATACAGATTTACAAACGCAAATAGAAGCTTGGCGGAATTGGATAAACTCAATTACGGAATTTATATTTTTTAAAGACCTTAGTGGGATATACCGTGGCGTTTCGAATTCTACAGCGAATCTCGCAGGACTTAATAATGCCTCCGAAATGGTTGGAAAAAATGATTTTGAAATATATTCTGACGAACTCAGCAAATTATTCACAGATGAAGATAAACGAGTTATAGAAACAGGCGAAATCGTAAAAGGCGAATCTTGGGTCAAGCATTTAACAAAAGGTTCAATGTTAATCGAAACTGTAAAATCACCATTATATAATAATAAACACGAAATTGTAGGCGTTGCAGGCATTTCAAGAGATATAACCGAAAAATATAAAATGAATGAAAAAATCCTTGAACAAAGCTCTCAATTAACAGCAATCTTTAACAATATTCCGTTTGCCTTATGGATTAAAGATACTCAAGGCAAGTATATTATGCTGAACAAAGAATATGAAAATTTTTATAATGTAAAAAAAGAAAACTTAATCAACAAAGAAGTAATGAAAACCCTACTCGACAACAATCTTGCAACAGAAGAAACTGTCCACGATTTGATTGAAGCCGATAAAGAAGTAATTACTCAGAAAAAAATAATTAACAATGAAGCAATAATGCTTATAAACGGTGAAAATCGCCATATCGCCATAACTAAAGCTCCAATAATTGACGAAAAAGGCAACACGAGAGGACTACTGGGTATATCTTATGACAACACAAAACGCAAGCAGTACGAACAGCTTCTCGTAAAATCAAAAGAACTAGCTGAAGAATCAAACAAAGCCAAAAGTGAATTTTTGGCGAATATGAGCCACGAAATAAGAACTCCTATGAATGGTATTATGGGATTTATTCAACTTCTCGCTGATACTAAATTAGACAGCGAACAAAAAGATTTCGTCGATGAAGCTAAAAAATCCTCTGAAATATTGCTCTCTTTGCTTAATGATATTTTAGACTTATCAAAAGTTGAAGCAGGCAAAATGACAATGGAAAATATCAGCTTTAATATAAGACACGTACTTGAAGATGTTGGAACATTGGCGTCTTCTAATGCCTCAAAAAAGAACCTCGAAATCAACGTTTTGTGCTATTCTAACGTACCTGAAAAAGTTAAAGGTGACCCAAGCAGATTAAAACAGGTCTTAAACAACTTTGTAAATAACGCAATAAAGTTCACTCAGACAGGCGAAATCAACTTAACTGCAAAAGTAATTAAAAAAGATGATAAAACCGTCAAATTAACTTTCGCTATTCAAGATACCGGAATTGGAATTTCTAAAGAAAATCAAGCAAAAATATTCGAAGCTTTTACTCAAGCCGATAGCTCAACAACAAGAAAATATGGCGGAACGGGACTTGGTCTAACTATTTCAAAAAATATTGTAAAAATGATGCACGGTGAAATAAACGTGGAATCCGAATTAAATGTCGGCTCTACTTTTTCTTTCACGGCTGAGTTTGAAATCGACAATACTGTAGAACCTGCTTTTGAAAAGAAAAAACTCTCAATCGAAGGCACTAAAATTCTAATTGTTGACGACAATAAAACAAACTTAAAAGTTATTGAACATTATCTTAAAGAATACGGCTGTCAAACTGTTTGCACGGAAGATGCCGTAAGTGCCTTATCGAAAATAAAAGATGCCCCATACGTATTTGATATAATCTTAACCGATTATTGTATGCCTCTAATCAATGGGCTTGATTTCGCATTGATGGTTCAAAAACTTGATAAATACGAAAATATTCCAATTGTTTTACTAACTTCAAGAGCACAAATCGGCGACTACAAAGCCGCTAAAGAAAATAAATTCAGAGGCTATTTACCCAAACCTTTAAGAAAAAATGACCTTATCGAATGCATAATGCTCATCGTGAATAATGAAGGACCGATAAAAGAAGCTCCTGACGCTCTTATAACAAGACATACAATAAACGAAATGCGTCGTGATGCAAAATTAAAGATTTTGCTTGTCGAAGATAATGCTCTCAACCAAAAACTTACAACTAAAATGCTAAACAAGGCTGGCTTGACTTGCGACATTGCCAACAACGGGAAGGAAGCTATTGAATCATACCAAAATAACAATTACGATATAATTTTTATGGATTGCCAAATGCCTATAATGGATGGCTATGAAGCCACTCGAAAGATAAGACAATTAGAACAAAATCAACCAAATAAAACCCCGATTATTGCTCTGACTGCAAATGCAATGGATTCTGATATTAAAAAATGCCTTGACGCTGGAATGAGCGACTATTTGGCAAAACCATTAAAATATGAATATTTACTTGAAAAAATTGATATTTATTCAACAGAAATCCAAGAAGAAGAAAAGTCCCAAGGACAAACTACTAACCAAACTACACACACATTTGACCAAAACTCAATAATTGATAATATAGTAAATGATTTGGGAATTGACAGACCCGATGCTGAAGAATTATTAAACGAATTTTGGGAGGATTTAGACAAAGAATTGCCTGTTCTTAAAAGCCTCATTGATGATGGAAATGTTGAAGATATTGAACAGCTTTCACACTCTTTAAAAGGTGCCAGTGGAAATTTAAGAATTACGACCTTATATAATTTAACAAAAGAACTCAACGACAGAGCTAAAGTCAATGATTTGTCAGAAGCTGAAAATATATACAACAAAATAATTGAGTTCAAAAAACAAGTATAAAAAAATGGTGGAATAATTCCACCATTTTTATCATTAAGCATTTAATTCATATTTCAAAATATCAGTAATCGGAGGCTTTTTTAACATTTCAATAGCACTATCGGCTTTTTCTTTCAATTCATCATTTTCAGCAACATCACTCATCGTATGAAGCAAATCGATTGTACCGTTAACCACTCTCAACATATCACCTTCGTAGTTAATCAAATGTTTTTCTCGAAGCTCGTTAATCATATCTTTCCAAACTTTTTGCGGGTCATCTTCTGTTATATCGGTTTGAGCGAACTTCAGAATTGACGTAGCCAAACTTGTGCTGGTAGGCAGTTTTTCATATATTTTGTGACGATATTCTTGACCTTTTACATAGTTAGCCATTTCTATTGCGGGAGCGGCTTTTTCTGCAAAATCCTTATATTCAGGAGAGAAAGTTTGTTTAGGATTATCATCCTTAACATCAGCAAAAATAGCCATCAATCCTGCGAGTTCAGCAGATGACATATCTTTTGTATATTTAGGGTCGGTTAAAATTTCAGTCATAACAATTTCATTTACGCCGAATATTTTTTTTGCAATATCACCTTTTTCTGTTGTTGAATATATTCCGTTTGCATCTTTTTGGACATATCCCATACTTTCAAGCAATTGCTTTTTACTTTGAGCTTCAGTCAATATATTTTTGTTTTTGTCCTTCTTTTGGTAATAAGCAAAAGTATTTTTCAAAGTTTCATCCATATGGTTAAGCATATTTGGCGACAACAATGAAGAATAAGTAGCTTTATATTGGCTGTTTATAGAAGTATCTGTTGATTTTAACAATTTATAAAAATTTTCCAAATCGCTTCTGCTCTTAGGCATAATTATTACGTTGCCAATATTATCAATACCGCGTCGTCCTGAACGTCCGGAACCTTGTTTGAATGTTGAATTCGGAAGCAAAATCGTGCCTGAGCCGTTGGATTTATTCAAAGAAGTCAACACGACTGTTTTGAAAGGCATATTTATTCCAGCAATCAATGTTTCTGTCGCAAAACAAACTTTTACCAAACCTTCACGAGCAAGCCCTTCCACTAAACTTTTATAAGCAGGTAACATGCCGGCATGGTGAACGGCGTAGCCTTTCATCAAACTGTTTAGGCAATTTTCATCGAAATCTTTTCCGAGATAAATACCTTTTTCTTTAGCATCGTTGACCCTGTCGAGGACTTGTTTTGATTGTTCCGGAGTCAAAAGAGTACCTACTTTTTTATTTGCAAAATCACAATATTTTTGACAATTTTTTTTGCTGAAAACAAAGAATAAAGCAGGGGTTTTATCTTCTTTATTAAGGATTTTTATCAAAGCGTTAGTTTTAGGAGTTTTGGAGGGGAAATCCAAATTAAAACAATCGTTGTAAACCGCTTTATTTTTATTAGCAAGAACTAGAGCAATTTGCTCAGCCTTTTCTTTTTCAGCCCCATCAGCAATAAGTTTTTCAGTAAATTTATCAGTTGAGATAGCACCATCTTCTTGAATATCTTTCCAAGTTTTAATTTTTTCGGTAGGATTTTCGGTTTGATAAAGTTCTTTCAAATCGTTTAAAGCAAGGACTTGCCTGTCGCTAAGATTTTCAGAATCCAAATCGTCCATAAAAATTTTGTAAGTTGCAGCAGGTTGAATTTTCATACCTTCGCCTTGCTCGAAGCCGAAAACATATTCTTTCAAAGGAACGTGACGTTCTGTTTCAGGTACATTTATCAGTGCTACTTTCTTTTCAGGATTTAATTCATTAACCCATTCTGCAATTTGAGGAGCGTTTGAAGCTGTCGCAGAAAGCATCATTTGCTTCATGTGTTTAGGAGTATTCATAACAGATTCTTCCCAAACTTTACCTCTATCGGGGTCGTTCATGTAATGAAATTCGTCGTAAATAACAGCATCGAAGTCTTTTAATTTTTCAGCAGCTTCTTCTTTTGTGCCGCAAGTAAGCATATTTCTGTATATTTCAGTAGTCATAACAAGTAGCTGTGCGTCAGGATTTATAGCTATATCGCCGGTAATAATACCTACATTTTTGCTATCTTCAAAATCATAATATTTGCCGTAATTTCCGAATAATTCACTGAATTTTGTATATTTTTCATTGCTCAATGCTTTTAAAGGTGAAAGATAAATAACTTTTTTACCTTTTTTTAAAATATCATCAATTCCATATTCAGCAATAAGTGTTTTACCGGTTCCTGTAGGAGCGGTAACAATAGAAGTCTTGCCACTATTAAATTCATCAATAGCTTCTTGTTGATATTTATCGAGCGTCAAATATTTATCCCCAAGCTCAAACGGAATAGGTCCGCCTTTTGTTTTTTGAGGAAGCTCTATAGATAAAATTTCATCCATATCAAGGTCGTTAATACTCTGAGCAGACTTGTCAGCGTCAGTCACTTCGTCAATGTGTTCAGCTAAACGTTCTTGTTCTTCGGCTTTAAGTCTTTCTTGCAACTGAAGTTCTTTTATTTCATCAATCTTAGACTGAATTTCAGATGGAAGTGGAGTTTGATTATATAAGAAAGCAGGACGCTCTGGTGTTTTAATATTAGGGCAAGTGATTTTATATTCACTAGGCGATTTGACCTTAGGCGGTGTATCTTTTTCCTTGTGTAAGCCTTCGTAAGGCTTTGTTTTTGGACTATAATCACCTGTAACTTTGAGCATATTTTACCTCTCACACTTTAAATTATATTGTTTTAAACCCCGCATACTGATTTTTTGAATACTTTTAACAAAAACCACGCAAGAAAAGACACAATTTGTAACATGAAAGAGGTCGTATGAATGAGAAATTGTTGACAATATATCTCTGTATATATTATTATTGTAATAAAGTATTTGGAGCATTAATGGATAAAAAAGCATTTACGTTGGCCGAAGTTCTTATTACACTCGTGATAATCGGTGTTATTGCTGCACTTACTATACCGTCCCTGTTAAATGACACAAATGATAAAGAAATTCGAACAGGTGTCAAAAAAGCTTATTCAATGTTATCTCAAGCTCAAGAAAAAGAATACTCAGAAAGCGGACAGTGTTTCAAAGATATTAGAGAATCTTGTGCTGATTCAAATTGTTTATTTGAAAATTTTTATAAAAAACATTTCAACATTATCTCAACAACAGCCGCATCATCAGCAACCGCTTGTAGCAATATCGGCGGTGACTTTGGCGACGGAATTACTTTTTATACCGCTGACGGAATGGCTTTTTCACCAAAAGAAGACCTTGTAATTGTTGACGTGAACGGCGATAAAAAACCTAATACAATAACTCATAGCGGAACTGACTTAAAAGACAGTTTCGTTTTTGTTTTTGAGAGGAATACAAATAGTAACGGCGAAGAAATTCACAAAGTTACCCCAATTCCGCCTGCAGTTTCCGTGATAAAAGACATAGACTGCAACAAAATTAAATCTGAGCAATCAGCAACAGCAGGTTGCGGTTTTTAGAACAGGAGTTTGAATGAAAGAACAAAAAGCTTTTACTTTGGCAGAAGTCCTAATAACATTGGTTATTATAGGCATTATTGCGGCTCTTACTATTCCTTCATTACTAAATAAAACTAACGATGAGGAAAAAAAGGTTGGTGTCAAAAAAGCATATTCTGTATTACATCAAGCAGTTATGAAATTTGAAGCTGATTCGGGCGAAAACCTAGAAGATTTAACAAACAAATGCAGTGACGACCAATGTTGGTATGATGAATTTTACTCAAAATATTTCAATATAGTTTCATCAATGCCTCCAGAACAAGCAAAAGCTTGCCACGAAATAGATGACTATTCTGGCACTATAACCTTTTACACTGCAGACGGAATGGCTTTTTCTATAAGTAATAATTATATTTTAATAGACGTAAACGGCGATAGGGGTCCGAATACAATAACCCATTATGCAAACGAACTCAACGACGGATATGTTTTTGAACTATCTTATTACAACGGTAATCAAATATATCCGATTAGAGGAGCTGAAGCAATATTGACAAATATCGACTGCAAAAAAGATCCGGAAAATTACTTGTGTAATTAGGCTTATTCATAGCGTAAAGCATCAATAGGATTTAACAAAGAGGCTTTGTATGCGGGATAATATCCGAATACCACACCGATAAAGCCTGAAAAACCCAATGCTAAGCAAATAGAGAATAAAGACACTTTTGCACTCATAGCACCGCCCATTTGGATTAATGCAGCTCCGCTTATTCCTATGATTACGCCTATGATGCCACCGGCTAAGGAAAGAATGATTGATTCAATCAAAAATTGAACCCTTATATCAGCAGGTTTTGCACCTATAGACATTCTGATGCCTATTTCTTTTGTTCTTTCTGTAACAGAAACAAGCATTATATTCATAATACCAATCCCGCCTACAAGCAATGAAATTGAAGCTATCGCCCCTAGTAGAACCGACATTGTTTTTGCTGAAGATTTTATTGTTTCCTGCATCTGAGCCATGTTTCTTATTTGAAAATCATCTTCTTGAAATTTTCCGATGTGATGTTTTTCTCTTATCAAATCTGTAATTTCATCTTCTAAATTTGTCAACGCCTCTGAATCTGTGGCTTTGACGTTTATCATAGAAACAGTTCCCGGAAAATCAGTCCCAAAAACTTTACGTTGAGCAGTTGTTATCGGAATAAAAGAAATATCATCTTGGTCTTGCCCCATACCGCTTTGGCCTTTTGTTGCAAGCACTCCTATAATTTTAAAAGGTACATTCCCAATTCTGAAAGTTTTGCCAATAGGCTCCATGTCGCCAAAAAGTTCTGTTGCGATTGTGTTACCGATTATTGCAACTTTTGAGGCATTTTTAACATCTTCGTTTGAAAAATTTCGCCCTGATTGAATTTCATAATTTCTTATAAATAAAAACGAATCCGTTGTACCGCCAACAGTTGAGGACCAGTTCTGGTTTCTGAAAGTAAGCTGTTTTACTTCGCTTGAATAAGGTGCAATTGATAATACATTTGAGCAACTTTTTTCTATAGCTTTTGCATCTTTTAATGTCAATGTAGGCTTGGAGCCACTGCCCATTCTTACACCGCCTGAATTTGCAGCCCCGGAACGAACAACAAGAATGTTGCTCCCCATAGATTCCATATCTTTTGCGATTTTCTCTCTTGCACCTGTCCCGACTGCAAGCATAATAATTACGGCACTAACGCCGATTATAATGCCTAAACTCGTTAAAATTGAACGCATTTTGTTTATTTTTAAAGAGCGAATTGCCATATTAAATGTGGATTTGGCATCAATCATAATTTCACCTCGTCAGAGATTATATTTCCGTCTTTAAAACGCACTATCCGCTTGCAATATTCTGCAATATCAGGCTCATGGGTTACAAGAATAATCGTTTTGCCTGTTGTATTCAATTTAATAAAAAGCTCCATTATTTCAACACTTGTTTTCGTATCGAGATTTCCAGTGGGTTCATCTGCCAAAATAAGCGGAGCATCATTCACTATAGCCCTTGCTATTGCGACCCTTTGTTGTTGCCCACCTGAAATTTGATTAGGCATATGATTTTCACGCCCCTCAAGACCGACCGTTTTAAGAGCTTTCATCGCTATTTTTATTCGTTCATCTTCCGAAACTCCCTTATATATCATCGGGAGCTCGACATTTTCAAGAGCAGAGGTTCTTGAAATCAGATTAAATCCCTGAAAAACAAAACCCATTTTCAAATTTCTGATTTCAGCAAGTGTATTAATATTTTGGGATAAAATGTCAATTCCATCAAGCTTGTATGACCCTGAATTCGGGATATCCAAACAACCTAACAGATTCATAAATGTTGATTTACCAGAACCTGAAGCTCCCATAATCGCAACAAATTCACCTTTTTCAACATTCAAGGAAACATCATTTAAAGCATTAAACGAATTTTCGCCTGACAAATATGTTTTTATAACATTTTTTACTTCAATTAAACTCATTAGAACATTCTCATTGGCGACTTGCCGCTTTTAGAGCCTCCACGAGAAGATGAGATATCGTGAGCCATTTTTTCACCTTTTTTGTTTTTTTGTTCTAAAATAACTTGCATGCCGGATTTCAATTCTTTTGATATAACTTCTGTCACAGAATCATTACTTGTACCTGTTTTTATATTAAATCTTTCGGGCTTGTTTTTCACCAAAATCCAAAGCCCTTGTTCCTTGTATTTTTGTTCAGCATCCATAGTAAATTTCAAAGCGTTATTTGGGGCACATAGCACGTTTTCGCTTTTGCTTGTAATAATGGATACATTAGCAGTCATACCGGGGACAAGCTTCAAATCATCATTATTAACTTCGACAATAACAGGGTACGTAACGACATTTGAAACAGTTGTAGCAGAGAGTCTAACCTGCGAAACTTTTCCTGTAAATTCAGAATCAGGATAACCGTCGAGAGTATATTTAACTTCTTGCCCGACTTTCACTTTGCTTATATCGGCTTCTGAGACATTAACTTCAATTTGCATTTTTTTCAAATCTTGAGCAATAGTAAACAATTCAGGAGCTTGAAAGCTTGCTGCAACCGGTTGTCCAACGTCAATTTTTCTTGAAATAACAGTACCATCAACAGGTGCGACAATTCTTGTATAGCC is from Candidatus Gastranaerophilales bacterium and encodes:
- a CDS encoding DEAD/DEAH box helicase codes for the protein MLKVTGDYSPKTKPYEGLHKEKDTPPKVKSPSEYKITCPNIKTPERPAFLYNQTPLPSEIQSKIDEIKELQLQERLKAEEQERLAEHIDEVTDADKSAQSINDLDMDEILSIELPQKTKGGPIPFELGDKYLTLDKYQQEAIDEFNSGKTSIVTAPTGTGKTLIAEYGIDDILKKGKKVIYLSPLKALSNEKYTKFSELFGNYGKYYDFEDSKNVGIITGDIAINPDAQLLVMTTEIYRNMLTCGTKEEAAEKLKDFDAVIYDEFHYMNDPDRGKVWEESVMNTPKHMKQMMLSATASNAPQIAEWVNELNPEKKVALINVPETERHVPLKEYVFGFEQGEGMKIQPAATYKIFMDDLDSENLSDRQVLALNDLKELYQTENPTEKIKTWKDIQEDGAISTDKFTEKLIADGAEKEKAEQIALVLANKNKAVYNDCFNLDFPSKTPKTNALIKILNKEDKTPALFFVFSKKNCQKYCDFANKKVGTLLTPEQSKQVLDRVNDAKEKGIYLGKDFDENCLNSLMKGYAVHHAGMLPAYKSLVEGLAREGLVKVCFATETLIAGINMPFKTVVLTSLNKSNGSGTILLPNSTFKQGSGRSGRRGIDNIGNVIIMPKSRSDLENFYKLLKSTDTSINSQYKATYSSLLSPNMLNHMDETLKNTFAYYQKKDKNKNILTEAQSKKQLLESMGYVQKDANGIYSTTEKGDIAKKIFGVNEIVMTEILTDPKYTKDMSSAELAGLMAIFADVKDDNPKQTFSPEYKDFAEKAAPAIEMANYVKGQEYRHKIYEKLPTSTSLATSILKFAQTDITEDDPQKVWKDMINELREKHLINYEGDMLRVVNGTIDLLHTMSDVAENDELKEKADSAIEMLKKPPITDILKYELNA
- a CDS encoding ABC transporter ATP-binding protein, which codes for MSLIEVKNVIKTYLSGENSFNALNDVSLNVEKGEFVAIMGASGSGKSTFMNLLGCLDIPNSGSYKLDGIDILSQNINTLAEIRNLKMGFVFQGFNLISRTSALENVELPMIYKGVSEDERIKIAMKALKTVGLEGRENHMPNQISGGQQQRVAIARAIVNDAPLILADEPTGNLDTKTSVEIMELFIKLNTTGKTIILVTHEPDIAEYCKRIVRFKDGNIISDEVKL
- a CDS encoding ABC transporter permease yields the protein MIDAKSTFNMAIRSLKINKMRSILTSLGIIIGVSAVIIMLAVGTGAREKIAKDMESMGSNILVVRSGAANSGGVRMGSGSKPTLTLKDAKAIEKSCSNVLSIAPYSSEVKQLTFRNQNWSSTVGGTTDSFLFIRNYEIQSGRNFSNEDVKNASKVAIIGNTIATELFGDMEPIGKTFRIGNVPFKIIGVLATKGQSGMGQDQDDISFIPITTAQRKVFGTDFPGTVSMINVKATDSEALTNLEDEITDLIREKHHIGKFQEDDFQIRNMAQMQETIKSSAKTMSVLLGAIASISLLVGGIGIMNIMLVSVTERTKEIGIRMSIGAKPADIRVQFLIESIILSLAGGIIGVIIGISGAALIQMGGAMSAKVSLFSICLALGFSGFIGVVFGYYPAYKASLLNPIDALRYE
- a CDS encoding efflux RND transporter periplasmic adaptor subunit, which gives rise to MNIKNPKVIAVSVVCIAIVAIGGFLSAQKQPKFETKPLETCTITEVVEASGTINPVNTVSVGSTVSGLIKGIYVDFNSEVKKGQILAQIDPANFEATVAQNEASIANSKANLIKLQATAEMSRKTYTRYKNLYSRNFVAKSELDQAESDYKASMAQISAARAQIRQNQAQYQTAMTNLGYTRIVAPVDGTVISRKIDVGQPVAASFQAPELFTIAQDLKKMQIEVNVSEADISKVKVGQEVKYTLDGYPDSEFTGKVSQVRLSATTVSNVVTYPVIVEVNNDDLKLVPGMTANVSIITSKSENVLCAPNNALKFTMDAEQKYKEQGLWILVKNKPERFNIKTGTSNDSVTEVISKELKSGMQVILEQKNKKGEKMAHDISSSRGGSKSGKSPMRMF
- a CDS encoding type II secretion system protein, whose amino-acid sequence is MDKKAFTLAEVLITLVIIGVIAALTIPSLLNDTNDKEIRTGVKKAYSMLSQAQEKEYSESGQCFKDIRESCADSNCLFENFYKKHFNIISTTAASSATACSNIGGDFGDGITFYTADGMAFSPKEDLVIVDVNGDKKPNTITHSGTDLKDSFVFVFERNTNSNGEEIHKVTPIPPAVSVIKDIDCNKIKSEQSATAGCGF
- a CDS encoding type II secretion system protein; protein product: MKEQKAFTLAEVLITLVIIGIIAALTIPSLLNKTNDEEKKVGVKKAYSVLHQAVMKFEADSGENLEDLTNKCSDDQCWYDEFYSKYFNIVSSMPPEQAKACHEIDDYSGTITFYTADGMAFSISNNYILIDVNGDRGPNTITHYANELNDGYVFELSYYNGNQIYPIRGAEAILTNIDCKKDPENYLCN
- a CDS encoding response regulator, which encodes MDTDLQTQIEAWRNWINSITEFIFFKDLSGIYRGVSNSTANLAGLNNASEMVGKNDFEIYSDELSKLFTDEDKRVIETGEIVKGESWVKHLTKGSMLIETVKSPLYNNKHEIVGVAGISRDITEKYKMNEKILEQSSQLTAIFNNIPFALWIKDTQGKYIMLNKEYENFYNVKKENLINKEVMKTLLDNNLATEETVHDLIEADKEVITQKKIINNEAIMLINGENRHIAITKAPIIDEKGNTRGLLGISYDNTKRKQYEQLLVKSKELAEESNKAKSEFLANMSHEIRTPMNGIMGFIQLLADTKLDSEQKDFVDEAKKSSEILLSLLNDILDLSKVEAGKMTMENISFNIRHVLEDVGTLASSNASKKNLEINVLCYSNVPEKVKGDPSRLKQVLNNFVNNAIKFTQTGEINLTAKVIKKDDKTVKLTFAIQDTGIGISKENQAKIFEAFTQADSSTTRKYGGTGLGLTISKNIVKMMHGEINVESELNVGSTFSFTAEFEIDNTVEPAFEKKKLSIEGTKILIVDDNKTNLKVIEHYLKEYGCQTVCTEDAVSALSKIKDAPYVFDIILTDYCMPLINGLDFALMVQKLDKYENIPIVLLTSRAQIGDYKAAKENKFRGYLPKPLRKNDLIECIMLIVNNEGPIKEAPDALITRHTINEMRRDAKLKILLVEDNALNQKLTTKMLNKAGLTCDIANNGKEAIESYQNNNYDIIFMDCQMPIMDGYEATRKIRQLEQNQPNKTPIIALTANAMDSDIKKCLDAGMSDYLAKPLKYEYLLEKIDIYSTEIQEEEKSQGQTTNQTTHTFDQNSIIDNIVNDLGIDRPDAEELLNEFWEDLDKELPVLKSLIDDGNVEDIEQLSHSLKGASGNLRITTLYNLTKELNDRAKVNDLSEAENIYNKIIEFKKQV